In the Actinomycetota bacterium genome, one interval contains:
- a CDS encoding VCBS repeat-containing protein gives MDLNLGPRAILLGMITVAIASPAFAIAPEPAETTRVTPAAADDPLLQDIVQLSFPSPASTSRELLSHTVRRTRTYYDPVPDMNGDGYLDVLRQTRSFEMFDDASAPGDYSYSLALEVLDGTDGTTLWKAYESAYDKLFFPALAKVGRGVRNGLHIFEYDERSYPATVSVTALHGSGKKAWRQTIPERRIVALDHINSAPGRATDLLVGYLLRQTQAGHLREPLLTSTSALVIDGRGGRIVRHPSIETRVGRRAVPLAAPDLDGDKLEDYVFVDEWDPYARVFTQGEGHVVAREGREGDELWESEPVLTGHSSWVTGVADLDGNQRSDLVLETELGDGYGYGAESDAPLHALEGKAGSVLWSHTGWLFEEIGDIDRDGTSELMTATPVKEQRGSGVRVTARGGSGRAIYSKFLEVEDAPLGAEFYAGLYSPGDLDGDGHPDLLAKQTAYSGRKALRDATTVSSRTGRAMSTPEAALPAYAGFSQGRDDLLLLDRTDDDVIEVEAPWRNGWSDVFEGRITATGLGEYPYSSVQGGHFYPGACPGLFITLESSSEYGGPSAALMVDAATGRARWSHGSVEGVSLSTEGTLTSGCAS, from the coding sequence ATGGATCTCAACCTGGGGCCGCGCGCGATCCTGCTCGGGATGATCACCGTTGCGATCGCCTCACCGGCGTTCGCGATCGCGCCGGAACCAGCAGAGACGACCCGGGTCACTCCAGCGGCTGCGGATGACCCTCTCCTACAAGACATCGTCCAACTGTCGTTCCCCTCGCCTGCATCGACATCTCGCGAGCTACTGAGCCACACGGTCCGAAGGACCCGGACTTACTACGACCCCGTCCCGGACATGAACGGAGACGGCTACCTGGATGTGCTCAGGCAGACCCGCAGCTTTGAGATGTTCGACGACGCCTCGGCTCCCGGCGACTACTCCTACAGCCTGGCACTAGAGGTCCTGGACGGAACGGACGGCACGACGCTATGGAAGGCGTACGAGAGCGCCTACGACAAGCTCTTCTTCCCGGCTCTAGCGAAGGTCGGGCGCGGGGTCCGCAACGGGCTGCATATCTTCGAGTACGACGAACGTTCTTATCCGGCGACGGTAAGCGTCACCGCCCTGCATGGGTCCGGGAAGAAGGCGTGGCGGCAGACCATTCCGGAGCGCAGGATCGTCGCGCTCGACCACATCAACTCGGCGCCAGGGCGAGCAACCGATCTGCTGGTCGGTTACTTGCTGCGTCAAACCCAAGCGGGCCATCTGCGAGAGCCGCTGTTGACGTCGACCTCGGCCCTGGTCATCGACGGCAGAGGTGGCAGGATCGTGCGTCACCCCTCGATCGAGACGCGGGTAGGCAGACGCGCCGTTCCGCTTGCTGCCCCCGACCTAGATGGAGACAAGCTCGAGGACTACGTGTTCGTCGACGAGTGGGACCCATACGCCCGCGTGTTCACTCAAGGCGAAGGCCACGTCGTAGCGCGGGAGGGCCGCGAGGGCGACGAGCTCTGGGAGAGCGAGCCCGTGCTTACGGGACACAGCTCCTGGGTGACCGGAGTCGCCGACCTCGACGGCAATCAGAGATCCGATCTCGTGCTCGAGACGGAGCTCGGGGACGGGTACGGGTACGGCGCCGAGTCGGATGCTCCACTACACGCCCTGGAGGGAAAGGCAGGGAGCGTGTTGTGGAGCCACACGGGGTGGCTCTTTGAAGAAATCGGGGACATAGATCGCGATGGGACCTCGGAACTGATGACGGCAACCCCCGTCAAGGAACAGCGCGGATCCGGAGTTCGCGTGACGGCGCGGGGCGGCAGCGGCAGGGCCATCTACAGCAAGTTCCTCGAGGTCGAGGACGCTCCGCTGGGCGCCGAGTTCTACGCCGGCTTGTATAGCCCGGGGGATCTGGACGGAGACGGTCACCCCGATCTGTTGGCAAAGCAGACGGCCTACTCGGGGCGGAAAGCGTTGCGCGACGCCACCACCGTCAGCAGCAGAACAGGACGTGCGATGTCCACGCCGGAAGCGGCGCTCCCGGCGTACGCGGGCTTCTCTCAGGGCCGCGACGACCTGTTGCTACTCGACCGGACAGACGATGACGTGATCGAGGTCGAGGCACCCTGGCGCAACGGTTGGTCGGACGTGTTCGAGGGGCGCATCACTGCCACCGGCCTGGGCGAGTACCCCTACTCTTCGGTCCAAGGAGGACACTTCTACCCGGGCGCCTGTCCCGGCCTCTTCATCACATTGGAGTCCTCATCCGAGTACGGCGGCCCCTCCGCCGCGCTGATGGTGGACGCGGCCACGGGCCGCGCTCGGTGGTCTCACGGTTCCGTCGAAGGAGTGAGCCTGTCCACCGAAGGCACCTTGACATCGGGGTGCGCAAGCTAG
- a CDS encoding ATP-binding protein codes for MVGRVLGTEPSTPLEFWVGVAEGEYLQLDEVVTTERTPPGGEPVQIAGVVTQVTAKIDGARFDSDIFLIEDGILPGDLSEAAQVTATRVEPEVYVPPLPGAAVQKARGKERERALFFDGMTKKLPAGVTRDNEPIYINLEFLDGTKGAHVNISGISGIATKTSYATFLLYSLFNSGALGRDALNTKALIFNVKGEDLLFLDHHNIELTDDDRSRFRALELEPGPFPSTAFFAPPKLDDRNASPDVATRQRGVTSFFWTIEEFCKDELLPFVFADAEDDRQHYTMVVHNVAAKLKNEHTPVGDGGVSIDGSAIRTFAELIDLIMQKVQVDDWAGPVIGAGTINAFVRRLVSARRPLERLIRGDISDAEKHKVRLSKQVTVVDLHNLPDRAKRFVVGVILRRSFEEKERSGKARPQLFVVLDELNKYAPREGNSPIKEILLDVAERGRSLGIILIGAQQTASEVEPRIVGQSAIRVVGRLDSAEAERGQYGFLRGPQRERATIMKPGTMMLSQPEIPIPLVLEFPFPAWATRHSEAGANPDAADHPDDPLEGLPTP; via the coding sequence ATGGTGGGGAGGGTCCTCGGGACCGAGCCCTCGACCCCTCTGGAGTTCTGGGTGGGCGTGGCGGAGGGCGAGTACCTGCAGCTGGACGAGGTCGTGACGACCGAGAGGACCCCACCGGGCGGTGAGCCCGTGCAGATCGCGGGCGTCGTGACGCAGGTGACGGCGAAGATCGACGGCGCCCGCTTCGACTCCGACATCTTCTTGATCGAAGACGGCATCCTGCCCGGCGATCTCTCGGAGGCCGCGCAGGTGACCGCGACCCGGGTGGAGCCCGAGGTCTACGTGCCGCCTCTTCCGGGGGCCGCGGTGCAGAAGGCCCGCGGGAAGGAGCGCGAGAGAGCGCTGTTCTTCGACGGCATGACCAAGAAGCTCCCTGCGGGCGTGACGCGCGACAACGAGCCCATCTACATCAACCTCGAGTTCCTGGACGGAACCAAGGGGGCGCACGTCAACATCTCGGGGATCTCCGGGATCGCGACGAAGACCAGCTACGCCACGTTCCTCCTCTACAGCTTGTTCAACTCGGGCGCGCTGGGCCGCGACGCGCTGAACACGAAGGCCTTGATCTTCAACGTGAAAGGCGAGGACCTTCTGTTCCTCGACCACCACAACATCGAGCTGACCGACGACGACCGGTCTCGGTTCCGGGCGCTCGAGCTCGAACCGGGGCCGTTTCCGTCTACCGCTTTCTTCGCACCGCCCAAGCTGGACGACCGCAACGCTTCTCCCGACGTTGCTACGCGCCAGCGCGGCGTGACGTCCTTCTTCTGGACGATCGAGGAGTTCTGCAAGGACGAGCTTTTGCCGTTCGTGTTCGCGGACGCCGAAGACGACCGGCAGCACTACACGATGGTCGTGCACAACGTCGCGGCGAAGCTCAAGAACGAGCACACCCCCGTGGGTGACGGCGGCGTTTCCATCGACGGGAGTGCGATCCGCACGTTCGCGGAGCTCATCGACCTCATCATGCAGAAGGTCCAGGTGGACGACTGGGCGGGGCCGGTCATCGGCGCGGGGACGATCAACGCTTTCGTTCGTCGCCTCGTATCGGCGCGGCGTCCGCTCGAGCGGCTGATCCGCGGCGATATCTCGGACGCCGAGAAGCACAAGGTGCGGCTGTCGAAGCAGGTGACGGTGGTGGACCTGCACAACCTGCCCGACCGGGCCAAGCGCTTCGTCGTGGGCGTCATCCTCCGGCGCTCGTTCGAGGAGAAGGAGCGCTCTGGTAAGGCCCGGCCGCAGCTGTTCGTCGTGCTGGACGAGCTGAACAAGTACGCTCCGCGCGAGGGCAACTCGCCGATCAAAGAGATCCTGCTTGACGTAGCCGAGCGCGGCCGCTCGCTGGGGATCATCCTGATCGGTGCACAACAGACCGCCAGCGAGGTGGAGCCGCGGATAGTCGGGCAGAGCGCGATCCGCGTGGTCGGTCGACTGGATTCCGCCGAGGCCGAACGGGGTCAGTACGGGTTCCTGCGCGGCCCCCAGCGCGAGCGCGCCACGATCATGAAGCCGGGCACGATGATGCTCAGCCAACCGGAGATCCCGATCCCGCTCGTGCTCGAGTTCCCCTTCCCAGCCTGGGCGACCCGCCATTCGGAGGCCGGAGCCAACCCCGATGCGGCGGATCATCCCGACGACCCACTAGAGGGCCTGCCGACGCCCTAG
- a CDS encoding flavin reductase family protein, whose translation MAEVEERFQELVAHLDYPMFIVTTSDGARRAGCLVGFCTQCSIDPPRFVVFLSNKNFTYRVALDAEALAVHVVPADAGDLASLFGEETGDEVDKFERCGWIEGPLGLPVVDGCADRFVGRIVDRFSTQGGDHVGFVLEPLEAYAGGGSFLAFSQAKELEPGHEA comes from the coding sequence ATGGCCGAGGTGGAGGAGCGGTTCCAGGAGCTCGTCGCGCACCTCGACTACCCGATGTTCATCGTCACGACGTCGGATGGCGCCCGGCGAGCGGGATGCCTTGTCGGGTTCTGCACGCAGTGCAGCATCGACCCGCCGCGCTTCGTGGTCTTCCTATCCAACAAGAACTTCACCTATCGGGTGGCCCTGGACGCCGAAGCTCTGGCGGTACACGTCGTCCCCGCCGATGCCGGGGACTTGGCGAGTCTGTTCGGTGAAGAGACCGGTGACGAGGTCGACAAGTTCGAGCGTTGCGGATGGATTGAGGGGCCACTAGGTCTGCCGGTGGTGGACGGATGCGCGGACCGGTTCGTGGGCCGGATCGTCGACCGTTTCTCGACCCAGGGTGGGGACCACGTCGGATTCGTGCTCGAGCCGCTGGAGGCTTACGCCGGCGGCGGCTCCTTCCTTGCGTTCTCGCAGGCGAAGGAGCTGGAGCCCGGTCACGAGGCCTGA
- a CDS encoding adenylate/guanylate cyclase domain-containing protein — protein MASPVHYAKNGDIHIAYRVLGDGPIDILFVPIWTSNLDLYDAWAPVAQSLEAVTSFARLIVVDRRGTGLSDRTHGIATLEEGIDDMLAVLDDVGSEQTALIGFNESGSLCALMAATHPDRISALILYSSYAATVRQDDYPWAPTPEERDAQIQFMIEVWGSEEFAFILNPASHSDPDFREWAAKWQRNSVTRDALPAAYDVLARTDVRHVLPLIRVPALVLHRKDDPLVIVDNGRYLAEKIPGARYVELEGEDHIPFLGDWQAIVDEIEEFLTGARRAREPDRVLATILFTDIVGSSRTAAELGDRRWKELLDRHDEVVRNELARFNGRLVKTVGDGALATFDGPARAIRCACRIRERVKELGLETRAGLHTGEVEVRGDDVGGIAVHIGARVAEKAQAGDLLVSGAVPSLVAGSGIRFEKVDETELRGIEGSFSLYRAVL, from the coding sequence ATGGCCTCGCCCGTCCACTACGCCAAGAACGGCGACATCCACATCGCCTATCGCGTTCTCGGTGACGGACCGATAGACATCCTGTTCGTCCCGATCTGGACCTCGAACCTGGACCTGTACGACGCGTGGGCTCCCGTGGCTCAAAGCCTCGAGGCGGTGACCAGCTTCGCGAGACTGATCGTCGTGGACCGCCGCGGGACGGGCCTCTCCGACCGCACGCACGGGATCGCGACGCTGGAAGAGGGCATCGACGACATGCTGGCGGTCCTGGATGACGTGGGCAGCGAACAGACCGCGCTGATCGGATTCAACGAATCCGGCTCGCTGTGCGCATTGATGGCGGCCACGCATCCCGATCGCATCTCGGCGCTGATCCTCTACAGCTCGTATGCCGCCACCGTTCGCCAGGACGACTACCCCTGGGCCCCTACTCCTGAGGAACGAGACGCTCAGATCCAGTTCATGATCGAGGTGTGGGGGTCGGAGGAGTTCGCCTTCATCCTGAACCCGGCCAGCCACAGCGATCCCGACTTCCGCGAGTGGGCGGCGAAGTGGCAACGAAACTCGGTCACGAGGGATGCGCTCCCGGCCGCGTACGACGTGCTGGCTCGAACCGACGTCCGCCACGTATTACCTCTCATCCGCGTTCCCGCCCTCGTGCTTCACCGCAAGGACGACCCGCTCGTGATCGTCGACAACGGCCGCTACCTCGCGGAGAAGATCCCCGGAGCTAGATACGTGGAGCTCGAGGGGGAGGACCACATCCCCTTCCTCGGTGACTGGCAAGCGATCGTGGACGAGATCGAGGAGTTCCTCACCGGCGCACGGCGAGCCCGCGAACCCGACCGGGTCCTCGCGACGATCCTCTTCACCGACATCGTCGGCTCTTCGCGCACCGCGGCAGAGCTCGGCGACCGCCGCTGGAAAGAGCTTCTGGACCGGCACGATGAGGTCGTTCGGAACGAGCTCGCTCGCTTCAACGGGCGGCTCGTGAAGACGGTCGGGGACGGCGCCCTCGCCACCTTCGACGGACCAGCGCGGGCGATCCGGTGTGCCTGCCGGATCCGTGAGCGCGTTAAGGAGCTCGGGTTGGAGACCCGCGCCGGACTGCACACGGGTGAGGTGGAGGTGCGCGGTGACGACGTCGGCGGCATCGCCGTGCACATCGGTGCCCGCGTGGCCGAGAAAGCGCAAGCCGGAGACCTGCTGGTATCGGGGGCGGTCCCGTCGCTCGTCGCAGGGTCGGGGATCCGGTTCGAGAAGGTGGACGAAACCGAGCTCAGAGGCATCGAAGGCAGCTTCAGCCTCTATCGCGCCGTGCTGTAG
- a CDS encoding HD-GYP domain-containing protein: protein MTSTDAEIGREAVGAASEAARPADTEGGSVTGRVVHLGDRATGAHIKVEAQPDEVDLQRFLPLVLCVTTVVAVAPLWLGLWLTDGHPVGATVVSIVLALVVGRVGAALWIRTEASQDLVFDDLLAWSFLRRLRSERALIENVRRLGLDVGASAEKQGLTRERQLKLFKVLAADLERGDQYTHGHSQRVARHADMIARAMQLPRKEREKVRLAALLHDVGKLRVPREVLNNPGRLTEAEFEVVKRHPSAGADMVEVLGDDELTAMIRYHHERIDGSGYPERRRAEEIPLGARIIAVADTFDAITSRRPYRAASRHKAAIEILQREAGRQLDVEVVHAFNAYYSGRRSIRWWFFLMAGWRHGLDALLVGLPRFGLVGVANAAAVGGAAVVFAAGAMMHGLVETERAQPDGRQRQVRESKRDGKKPPVLYAAGEASDGVSTSHARAASNDSNTKRSRRSDGDGTGRSGGERDRETLKKNEGAAADDKRPESEGSERSEEVTAASGTSTDGDAGAVKNEPGPAPAPDDAAAAVTDKVEDTAPEAPEPAAPATDTEGKDN, encoded by the coding sequence TTGACATCAACCGACGCCGAAATCGGTCGTGAAGCCGTTGGAGCCGCTTCAGAGGCGGCGCGACCTGCCGATACGGAAGGTGGCTCTGTAACTGGGAGGGTCGTTCATCTGGGAGACCGAGCGACGGGGGCACACATCAAGGTCGAAGCACAGCCCGACGAGGTAGATCTTCAACGTTTTCTTCCGCTGGTCCTGTGCGTTACGACGGTTGTTGCTGTGGCGCCACTGTGGCTGGGGCTGTGGCTGACCGACGGTCATCCCGTCGGTGCCACCGTCGTCTCGATAGTGCTCGCCCTTGTTGTCGGTCGCGTGGGAGCCGCGTTGTGGATCCGCACCGAGGCTTCCCAGGACCTCGTATTCGACGACCTGCTTGCCTGGAGCTTCCTGCGCCGGCTGCGTTCGGAACGCGCCTTGATCGAAAACGTCCGGCGCCTGGGACTAGATGTCGGGGCGTCAGCGGAGAAGCAAGGACTCACGCGTGAGCGGCAGTTGAAGCTGTTCAAGGTACTCGCTGCCGATCTGGAGCGGGGTGATCAGTACACGCACGGGCACAGCCAGCGGGTGGCGCGTCACGCGGACATGATCGCCAGGGCGATGCAGCTTCCCCGCAAGGAGCGCGAGAAGGTCAGGTTGGCGGCGTTGCTGCACGACGTCGGGAAGCTGCGCGTGCCACGGGAGGTCCTGAACAATCCTGGCCGCCTGACAGAAGCTGAGTTCGAAGTCGTGAAAAGGCATCCCTCCGCGGGCGCCGACATGGTTGAGGTCCTGGGCGACGACGAGCTCACCGCGATGATCCGCTACCACCACGAGCGGATCGACGGGAGCGGCTACCCCGAGCGCCGCCGAGCGGAGGAGATCCCCCTGGGCGCGCGCATCATCGCGGTTGCGGATACCTTCGACGCCATCACCTCGCGTCGCCCCTACCGCGCCGCGTCCAGGCACAAGGCCGCTATCGAGATCCTGCAGCGCGAGGCGGGAAGACAACTGGACGTGGAGGTCGTGCACGCCTTCAACGCCTACTACTCGGGTCGTCGTTCGATCCGGTGGTGGTTCTTCCTCATGGCCGGATGGCGCCACGGTCTCGATGCGCTCCTCGTCGGTCTGCCGAGGTTCGGCCTCGTGGGCGTGGCGAACGCGGCCGCGGTGGGTGGAGCAGCCGTGGTGTTCGCGGCCGGAGCGATGATGCACGGCCTCGTTGAGACGGAGCGAGCACAGCCCGACGGGCGTCAGCGACAGGTGCGCGAGTCGAAGAGAGACGGGAAGAAGCCGCCGGTGCTATACGCGGCGGGCGAAGCCTCGGACGGTGTCTCCACCTCCCATGCACGAGCGGCCTCCAACGACAGCAACACCAAGCGGTCGCGACGGTCGGATGGCGACGGAACAGGGCGCTCCGGGGGCGAGCGGGACCGCGAGACTTTGAAGAAGAACGAGGGGGCAGCCGCGGACGACAAGCGGCCGGAGTCCGAGGGCTCGGAGCGATCCGAGGAGGTCACGGCCGCCTCGGGCACCTCCACCGACGGCGACGCGGGCGCGGTGAAGAACGAGCCCGGACCCGCCCCGGCGCCGGACGATGCTGCTGCGGCCGTTACCGACAAGGTAGAAGACACCGCTCCCGAGGCTCCGGAACCGGCGGCGCCGGCAACCGACACAGAAGGGAAGGACAACTGA
- a CDS encoding M14 family metallopeptidase, which yields MTLRHRALVAALVGLLVLALSPIGRTDPARPMIVRVHVEDAEQAGFLFESFDETHNHSHGEIELLLWPGDLARLDALGMDYEVVIEDLYAHDMAEAARPKPVLSLPGPNRSDYRRLADYNAEMKQLAKKKPDLVKLVELPRPSLEGRKIFGVEIASNVNATATDGRPIFYIDGLHHAREWPASEYTMLFIHHLAENYGKDKEITSLLRKVRVIAIPIVNVDGFDYSRESLAQVSLLGAGNGFEGYWRKNRRSFTGATVPVVQKNPDAYGVDPNRNYAYLWGDQEGGSSGLIINQTYRGAAPFSEPETQNVRDVILGRNVVGVITNHTYQATVLRAGGGRAPEDSLLEAIGAKMAAILGYQNNGSVGYPTTGTTDDYAYSTTGALGFTIENGSLGFHPAYDREVGAFTEEHMEAFEVMLDVSANPRYHSVIKGRVAGGAAQLVLTKTFKTPLSPGNPTGEKFFIEKINRTLKTRPDGSFEWHLGPSSRPYESKAESYTLKIDGASGTKTIQIRVDRGETINLGSIQL from the coding sequence ATGACCCTCCGCCACCGCGCGCTCGTCGCGGCCCTAGTCGGTCTGCTGGTCCTCGCGCTGAGCCCCATCGGCAGGACGGATCCGGCCCGACCCATGATCGTGCGCGTGCACGTGGAAGATGCCGAGCAGGCGGGCTTTCTCTTCGAGAGCTTCGACGAGACCCACAACCACTCGCATGGTGAGATCGAGCTCCTGCTGTGGCCCGGCGACCTCGCTCGCCTCGATGCGCTGGGAATGGACTACGAGGTCGTCATCGAGGACCTCTACGCGCACGATATGGCCGAAGCGGCACGTCCAAAGCCGGTGCTGTCGCTGCCGGGCCCGAACCGGAGTGACTACCGCCGCCTTGCCGACTACAACGCCGAGATGAAGCAGCTGGCTAAGAAGAAGCCGGATCTGGTCAAGCTCGTCGAGCTGCCTCGCCCGTCGCTCGAGGGTCGCAAGATCTTCGGCGTCGAGATCGCGTCGAACGTCAACGCTACGGCGACCGACGGCCGGCCGATCTTCTACATCGACGGCCTCCACCATGCGCGCGAATGGCCGGCCTCGGAATACACGATGCTCTTCATCCATCACCTAGCCGAGAACTACGGCAAAGACAAAGAGATCACATCGCTTCTGCGGAAGGTGCGTGTGATCGCGATCCCGATCGTCAACGTCGACGGCTTCGACTACTCGAGGGAGTCTCTGGCTCAGGTCTCGCTCCTCGGCGCCGGGAACGGGTTCGAGGGCTACTGGAGGAAGAACCGCCGTTCCTTCACGGGTGCCACGGTCCCCGTCGTGCAGAAGAACCCCGACGCGTACGGTGTGGACCCGAACCGCAACTACGCCTACCTGTGGGGTGACCAGGAAGGTGGCTCTTCGGGACTGATCATCAACCAGACGTACCGCGGCGCGGCCCCCTTCTCGGAGCCGGAGACCCAGAACGTGCGCGACGTCATCCTCGGGCGCAATGTGGTCGGAGTGATCACGAACCACACGTACCAGGCGACCGTGCTGCGCGCGGGCGGCGGCAGAGCTCCAGAGGACAGCCTCTTGGAGGCGATCGGGGCGAAGATGGCAGCCATCTTGGGCTACCAGAACAACGGCTCGGTCGGCTACCCCACCACCGGGACCACCGACGACTACGCCTACTCGACCACCGGCGCGCTTGGCTTCACCATCGAGAACGGCTCGCTCGGGTTCCACCCCGCCTACGACCGCGAGGTCGGCGCCTTCACGGAGGAGCACATGGAGGCCTTCGAGGTCATGCTGGACGTCAGCGCGAACCCTCGCTACCACTCGGTGATCAAGGGCCGCGTGGCGGGCGGAGCGGCCCAGCTGGTGCTGACGAAAACCTTCAAAACGCCCCTGTCGCCCGGCAACCCGACCGGCGAGAAGTTCTTCATCGAGAAGATCAACAGGACGCTGAAGACCCGTCCCGACGGAAGCTTCGAATGGCACCTCGGTCCCTCCAGCCGTCCGTACGAGTCCAAGGCAGAGAGCTACACGCTGAAGATCGACGGCGCCTCGGGGACCAAGACGATCCAGATCCGCGTGGACCGAGGCGAGACCATCAACCTCGGATCGATCCAGCTCTAG
- a CDS encoding alpha-ketoglutarate-dependent dioxygenase AlkB — protein MSPSPGFVWQPSLLGAGEAPAVDARFASLTRVDLDTESWVDHAPGWVSGSDALFGELVERLDWGQRSRKMYDREVTEPRLTSLWRKSSGSPLEPEILEEMRALLSQRYGIEFDSAGFNLYRDGRDSVAWHGDRIRKGIAEPLVALVSVGEPRRFLLKPREGGSSRAFMLGRGDLLVTGGRTQRTWLHSVPKVASAGPRISIAFRHGLDPTIYDNSDATSEGLSES, from the coding sequence ATGTCCCCTTCCCCGGGCTTCGTGTGGCAGCCGTCGCTGCTGGGGGCCGGCGAGGCTCCAGCCGTTGACGCGCGCTTCGCTTCGCTCACCCGCGTCGATCTGGACACGGAGTCATGGGTAGACCACGCGCCCGGGTGGGTGAGCGGGTCCGACGCGCTGTTCGGCGAGCTGGTCGAGCGGCTCGACTGGGGGCAGCGGTCGCGCAAGATGTACGACCGCGAAGTGACCGAGCCTCGCCTCACGTCGCTGTGGCGCAAGAGTTCCGGCTCGCCGCTCGAGCCGGAGATCCTCGAGGAGATGCGCGCCCTGCTCTCGCAGCGCTACGGCATCGAGTTCGACTCCGCCGGCTTCAACCTCTACCGCGACGGCCGCGACAGCGTGGCGTGGCACGGCGATCGCATCCGCAAGGGCATCGCCGAGCCGCTGGTCGCGCTGGTGTCGGTCGGCGAGCCGCGGCGGTTCCTGTTGAAGCCACGCGAAGGCGGATCATCGCGCGCCTTCATGCTGGGCCGAGGAGACCTCTTGGTCACGGGCGGGCGCACCCAGCGCACCTGGTTGCACAGCGTGCCGAAGGTCGCATCCGCCGGTCCGCGCATCAGCATCGCCTTCAGGCACGGGCTGGACCCGACGATCTACGACAACTCCGACGCGACGAGCGAAGGGTTGAGCGAGAGCTAG